The Desulfuromonadales bacterium genome segment GTCAACCCCAACCAGCCTCCTCGCCCGGATTTCTCCTTGCGTCATACTGCCAGGATTTGCTATATATCAGTGGCACTCTCCGCACCAGAGTGCTAATCTTTTGTTTTTAAAGATCTTTCGGAGGAAATAAGCACAATGAGCACGTTCCATCTGCCAGTTGTCATCGACACCTGGGACCATTATCTGGCCCAGATCAGCCGCTTCGACCTGCTCTCCCGCGAAGAGGAGTACGAACTGGCCACGCGCTACCGGCGGCGAGGCGACCTGGAGGCGGCACACCG includes the following:
- a CDS encoding sigma-70 factor domain-containing protein; the protein is MSTFHLPVVIDTWDHYLAQISRFDLLSREEEYELATRYRRRGDLEAAHRLICANLRFVVKIANEYRAYGMKGLDLVQEGNIGLMMAVKKFDPE